In Barnesiella propionica, a single genomic region encodes these proteins:
- a CDS encoding SMI1/KNR4 family protein: MFLFKTNGLSMMGDIILGIHNILTDKKYTEINLENTCIFEHFEANNPMPLHLVPFCPNGYGNHYCFDLHNHNIVF; this comes from the coding sequence ATATTTTTATTCAAGACAAATGGATTATCAATGATGGGAGATATTATTTTAGGAATTCATAATATTCTAACAGATAAAAAATATACAGAAATAAATCTAGAAAATACCTGTATATTTGAACATTTTGAAGCAAATAATCCTATGCCTCTTCACTTAGTTCCATTCTGCCCAAATGGTTATGGAAATCATTATTGTTTTGATCTTCACAATCATAATATTGTATTTTGA
- a CDS encoding DUF6443 domain-containing protein: MKQFYIRSLILYISILYIFQAIGQDRGHNYIKAIEPLQPFAEESAIDENKSLVTIQYFDGLGMPRETVRKNFTGGNTDLITYTEYNERGLPCREWNPAPVSGNNGNFVTVQHLQNVLSGVYPNETHPFSETFYENAMLNRPREEYGPGKDWRVNGGHARRTEYLTNTSAGELAAPYYYEENGVLYKQGNYAPGTLYVTLSADEDGNPSYSFTDKQGRLVMFRQMNGTTASSTCHVYDKKGNRVFVLSPKASDMLRTNSSWDADFEVLRESAYVYRFDGLGRCVERRFPGTDWVKTVYDKMSYPVFSQDGNQRAKGEWTFNIPDRMNRQVLSGICRNTTLPDIAGKAVYAEWNGSENSFQGTGYLLPADISLTGVQLLTVSFYDGYSFKKLMADRTAYAYNIPEGIPDTRHGTDGSTGEHLGMLTGKWDRILDSESGGFLKTVFYYDYEGRVIQSAANNHLGGMDIESTEYNFRGQPVKKIHTQNITSMILRNAPQTSGKQSHTEVYTYEYDGAGRPTITKHSIDGQPERTISSLTYDNLGRLSQRKPGNLAAETYSYNIRGWIYSIRAGNHFWQVNAYTSNPFCSDGPVYYNGNITASTIISFTRNSSGKAQAVTKQMTYRYDGLNRMTKAELTNPRSVFSYFDEEFFYDLNGNITRINRHWKDSREDAIVFTYKGNQINWVRDEGNDRYLSELPQITQGVYMPGLAYDANGNRIKDLSRGIQSVSFNLLNLPSEFSFGGHDRIGISYAADGRKLAVSKSWRNTRLLSPVLDRDSLQEFPGELEKDSLETTPVIGSESLHYVNNFTYKPFSVLDRICFDGGFITYDEGTKAYVYHYYYRDHLGSNVMILNENGTREQVTDYYPSGIPTSLYGPLATDNRLHLNMEFESILGLHLYDNGARWRDPLYNRFISIDPLCEQYYHLSPYAYAANNPLKFADRNGKWFESAWDFTSLSIGVNSLIDNIKTKNIGGAIVDGIGIMADAMALALPGIPGGAGAGIKALRGADKAVDTAKTINKTSQNSQKARFIGDTDGKIIDTKTTQKGSYTHPDGSRTDILQDKTHFDKKTQINHGTSHTHKSYSNKLPDGTVKTGISNKDTHVPTYEEIERIKNGTAIKTK, encoded by the coding sequence ATGAAACAGTTTTATATACGATCCCTCATCCTGTATATTTCTATCCTGTACATATTCCAGGCTATAGGACAGGACAGGGGCCATAATTACATCAAAGCCATAGAACCCCTGCAGCCTTTTGCTGAGGAGAGTGCCATCGATGAGAACAAGTCGCTCGTCACCATTCAGTATTTCGACGGGTTGGGAATGCCGCGGGAAACGGTACGGAAAAATTTTACCGGAGGAAACACCGACCTTATCACCTACACCGAGTATAACGAGCGTGGACTGCCCTGCCGCGAATGGAACCCGGCTCCGGTAAGCGGAAATAACGGAAATTTCGTCACCGTACAACATTTACAAAATGTACTGTCGGGGGTTTATCCGAACGAAACACATCCCTTTTCCGAAACATTCTACGAAAATGCCATGCTTAACCGCCCCCGGGAAGAATACGGACCGGGAAAAGACTGGAGGGTGAACGGAGGCCACGCCCGCAGGACGGAATACCTGACGAATACTTCGGCCGGGGAGCTGGCGGCTCCTTATTATTATGAAGAGAACGGAGTCCTCTACAAACAGGGGAATTATGCTCCGGGAACTTTATACGTGACCCTCTCCGCCGACGAGGACGGGAATCCCTCCTACTCTTTTACCGACAAGCAGGGGCGGCTGGTGATGTTCCGGCAAATGAACGGAACGACAGCCTCCAGCACCTGCCACGTGTACGATAAAAAAGGAAACCGGGTTTTCGTGCTGTCTCCGAAGGCTTCGGATATGCTAAGGACGAACAGTAGCTGGGATGCAGACTTTGAAGTCCTTCGGGAATCGGCCTACGTGTACCGGTTCGACGGGCTGGGACGTTGTGTGGAAAGAAGGTTCCCGGGAACCGACTGGGTAAAGACAGTATATGATAAAATGTCCTATCCCGTCTTTTCCCAGGACGGAAATCAGCGCGCCAAGGGGGAATGGACCTTTAATATTCCGGACCGGATGAACCGCCAGGTCTTGTCGGGAATATGCAGGAACACCACGTTACCCGATATCGCCGGCAAAGCGGTATATGCGGAATGGAACGGAAGCGAAAACAGCTTCCAGGGTACGGGATATCTGCTCCCGGCTGATATTTCCCTGACCGGCGTGCAACTGCTCACCGTCAGTTTTTACGACGGTTATTCATTTAAAAAACTTATGGCGGACAGGACCGCTTATGCTTATAATATACCTGAAGGCATTCCGGATACCCGCCACGGAACAGACGGGAGTACCGGCGAACACCTGGGAATGCTCACCGGAAAATGGGACAGGATACTGGACAGCGAAAGCGGAGGGTTCCTGAAAACGGTATTCTATTACGACTACGAAGGTAGAGTGATACAGTCCGCCGCCAATAATCATCTGGGGGGAATGGATATCGAAAGTACGGAATATAACTTCAGGGGACAGCCCGTAAAAAAGATACACACGCAGAACATAACATCCATGATACTCCGGAATGCCCCTCAGACATCCGGAAAACAATCCCATACCGAAGTATACACCTACGAATACGACGGGGCGGGAAGACCCACGATAACGAAACATTCCATCGACGGACAACCCGAGAGGACGATCTCCTCCCTCACCTACGATAATCTGGGACGTCTCAGCCAGAGGAAACCGGGAAATCTGGCGGCCGAAACTTACTCTTACAACATAAGAGGATGGATATACAGCATACGGGCAGGGAATCACTTCTGGCAGGTAAATGCCTATACGTCCAACCCGTTCTGCAGCGACGGGCCGGTATATTATAACGGGAATATCACAGCGAGTACCATAATCAGCTTTACCCGAAACAGTTCAGGGAAAGCACAGGCCGTTACCAAACAGATGACATACCGGTACGATGGGCTCAACCGGATGACAAAGGCGGAACTAACCAATCCCAGAAGCGTTTTTTCATACTTCGACGAAGAATTCTTTTACGACCTGAACGGAAATATCACCCGCATCAACAGGCATTGGAAAGATTCCAGAGAAGACGCCATCGTATTCACCTACAAGGGGAACCAGATAAACTGGGTGAGGGACGAAGGAAACGACAGGTACCTGTCGGAACTACCGCAGATTACACAGGGAGTCTATATGCCGGGGCTGGCATACGATGCCAACGGGAATCGCATAAAAGATCTGTCCAGAGGAATACAGTCCGTATCTTTCAATCTGTTGAATCTTCCTTCCGAATTCTCTTTCGGGGGACATGACCGCATCGGTATCAGCTATGCGGCGGACGGACGAAAACTGGCGGTTTCGAAATCCTGGAGAAACACCCGCCTGCTCAGTCCCGTTCTGGACAGAGACAGCTTGCAGGAATTCCCGGGAGAACTGGAAAAGGACAGCCTGGAAACAACTCCCGTCATAGGATCGGAATCGCTGCATTACGTAAACAATTTCACGTACAAACCGTTCTCTGTTCTGGACAGGATATGTTTCGACGGAGGCTTTATCACCTACGACGAGGGGACGAAGGCGTATGTATATCACTATTACTATCGCGACCATCTGGGCAGTAATGTAATGATACTGAACGAGAACGGGACGCGCGAGCAGGTGACAGACTACTATCCGTCGGGAATCCCCACCAGCCTGTACGGACCGCTTGCTACAGACAACCGGCTGCACCTGAACATGGAGTTCGAGAGCATACTGGGCTTGCACCTCTACGACAACGGGGCGCGGTGGAGAGACCCGCTATACAACCGCTTTATCTCTATCGACCCCCTTTGCGAACAATATTACCATCTGTCGCCTTACGCTTATGCGGCGAATAATCCGCTTAAGTTTGCCGACAGGAACGGCAAATGGTTTGAATCCGCCTGGGACTTTACCAGTCTCTCCATAGGGGTAAACAGCCTGATAGATAATATCAAGACTAAAAATATAGGGGGAGCTATTGTCGATGGCATAGGAATAATGGCCGATGCCATGGCTCTGGCTTTACCGGGAATACCGGGAGGAGCCGGTGCCGGGATTAAAGCACTCAGAGGTGCTGACAAGGCGGTCGACACTGCTAAAACCATAAATAAAACATCTCAAAACTCCCAAAAAGCTAGATTCATTGGAGATACTGACGGCAAAATTATTGATACAAAAACTACACAAAAAGGATCATATACTCATCCAGATGGCAGCCGTACCGATATTTTACAGGATAAAACACATTTCGATAAAAAGACTCAAATCAATCACGGAACTAGTCATACCCATAAATCATACTCAAATAAACTACCAGATGGAACGGTTAAAACCGGAATATCAAATAAAGACACCCATGTTCCAACTTATGAAGAAATTGAAAGAATTAAAAATGGTACTGCTATAAAAACGAAATAA